A region from the Pempheris klunzingeri isolate RE-2024b chromosome 17, fPemKlu1.hap1, whole genome shotgun sequence genome encodes:
- the gper1 gene encoding G-protein coupled estrogen receptor 1 — MWPLIQDSPTTVSMEEQTTSLVWIYVNSTEQLNTSYEYNTTYLIENSDKYQSYIIGLFLSCLYTILLFPIGFIGNILILVVNLNHREKMTIPDLYFVNLAVADLILVADSLIEVFNLNEKYYDYAVLCTFMSLFLQVNMYSSIFFLTWMSFDRYIALASSISSSPLRTMQHAKLSCGLIWMASILATLLPFTIVQTQHRGEVHFCFANVFEIQWLEVTIGFLVPFSIIGLCYSLIGRILMKAQKHRGLWPRRQKALRMIVVVVLVFFICWLPENVFISIQLLQGTADPAQRTATTLWHDYPLTGHIVNLAAFSNSCLNPIIYSFLGETFRDKLRLFIKQKASWSVVNRFCHHGLDLHLPVRSEVSEV; from the coding sequence ATGTGGCCTTTGATTCAGGACAGTCCAACCACAGTCAGTATGGAAGAGCAGACAACTTCTCTAGTCTGGATATATGTTAACAGTACAGAGCAACTGAACACTTCATATGAGTACAACACAACATATTTGATTGAAAACTCAGACAAATACCAATCCTACATAATTGGTCTCTTCCTGTCCTGCCTCTACACCATTCTCCTCTTTCCTATTGGATTTATTGGTAACATCTTAATCCTCGTGGTGAACCTGAACCACAGAGAGAAGATGACCATCCCCGACCTTTACTTTGTTAACCTGGCTGTAGCCGACCTCATCCTGGTGGCAGACTCCCTCATCGAGGTCTTCAATCTGAATGAGAAGTATTATGACTACGCTGTCCTCTGCACCTTCATGTCCCTTTTCCTGCAGGTCAACATGTACAGCAGCATCTTCTTCCTCACGTGGATGAGCTTTGACCGATACATTGCCTTGGCTAGCTCCATAAGCAGCAGCCCTCTGAGGACTATGCAGCATGCCAAGCTCAGCTGTGGCCTCATCTGGATGGCGTCCATCCTGGCCACCCTTCTACCCTTCACCATTGTGCAGACTCAGCACCGGGGTGAGGTGCACTTCTGCTTTGCCAACGTCTTTGAGATTCAGTGGCTGGAAGTAACCATTGGCTTTTTGGTGCCCTTCTCCATCATTGGTCTGTGCTACTCTCTGATTGGACGCATCCTCATGAAGGCCCAGAAGCACCGTGGACTGTGGCCACGGCGGCAGAAGGCCCTGCGCATGATCGTGGTGGTGGTTCTGGTGTTCTTCATCTGCTGGCTGCCAGAGAACGTCTTCATCAgcatccagctgctgcagggcaCAGCTGACCCAGCCCAGAGGACTGCTACCACCCTTTGGCATGACTATCCACTCACAGGCCACATTGTTAACCTGGCAGCTTTCtccaacagctgcctcaacccTATTATCTACAGCTTTCTAGGAGAAACCTTCAGGGACAAGCTGCGTCTCTTCATTAAGCAGAAGGCCAGCTGGTCAGTGGTGAACCGCTTCTGCCACCACGGCCTGGATTTACACCTCCCTGTCAGGAGCGAAGTGTCAGAGGTGTAA
- the gpr146 gene encoding probable G-protein coupled receptor 146, giving the protein MWICMVYNETDTSVDFQLCQDYGLILSVFSLIYLLVCFPLGLCYNALLVVVNLSNKVSMTMPDVYFVNMAIAGLVLNLVAPVELMSSTFTRWHAWEYNNEVYITLLILFNISSLVIMYSTTLLSLDYYIERALPRTYMSSVYNTKHVCGFIWGGAVLTSFSSLLFYVCNHISTKMVECSKMQNKEAADAIMMFIGYVVPAVAVLYAFVLILRIRKESTPLDQDLARLDPSIHRLLLASVCVQFVLWTPYYMTLLVHTVAGAPGYISNVHYLPTYFFLRCVSKLLAFSSSFAMPLMYRQMNKNFSNKLQRLLRRLHCRDQSCPHERSTVQQVVT; this is encoded by the coding sequence ATGTGGATCTGCATGGTTTACAATGAGACGGACACCAGCGTGGACTTCCAGCTCTGCCAAGACTATGGCCTCATCCTGTCAGTCTTCTCCCTCATCTACCTCCTGGTGTGCTTCCCGTTGGGGCTGTGCTACAATGCACTGCTGGTGGTGGTCAACCTCTCCAACAAGGTGTCCATGACTATGCCGGATGTTTATTTCGTCAACATGGCCATCGCGGGCCTCGTGCTCAACCTGGTGGCGCCCGTGGAGCTgatgagctccaccttcaccCGGTGGCACGCGTGGGAGTACAACAACGAGGTCTACATCACCCTGCTCATCCTCTTCAACATCTCCTCCCTGGTCATCATGTACTCCACCACGCTGCTCAGTCTGGACTACTACATAGAGCGGGCGCTGCCTCGTACATACATGTCCAGCGTGTATAACACCAAACATGTGTGTGGGTTCATCTGGGGCGGGGCGGTGCTCACTAGCTTCTCCTCGCTGCTCTTCTACGTCTGCAACCACATCTCCACTAAGATGGTCGAGTGCTCCAAAATGCAGAACAAGGAGGCGGCGGACGCCATCATGATGTTTATAGGCTACGTGGTTCCAGCTGTGGCTGTTCTCTATGCCTTTGTGCTCATTTTGCGCATCAGGAAGGAGTCTACACCTCTGGATCAGGACTTGGCTCGCTTGGATCCTTCAATCCACAGACTGCTGCTAGCCTCAGTCTGTGTGCAGTTCGTACTGTGGACCCCGTACTACATGACCCTGTTGGTACACACGGTAGCCGGTGCACCAGGGTACATTAGCAACGTACATTACTTACCTACCTATTTTTTCTTGAGATGTGTGTCTAAGCTGCTGGCTTTCTCCAGCAGCTTTGCGATGCCTCTCATGTATAggcaaatgaacaaaaacttCTCCAACAAGCTCCAGCGGCTGCTCAGGAGGCTGCACTGCAGAGACCAGTCCTGCCCTCATGAACGCTCAACAGTGCAGCAAGTGGTGACGTGA